The Penicillium digitatum chromosome 6, complete sequence genome has a window encoding:
- a CDS encoding inhibitor of apoptosis-promoting bax1 domain-containing protein produces the protein MTVSYRTAITIVQFIFFVPSAVYAIWLCFHHGLKAAGTWRFIATLSLLRVAGSISYFVSLSNPGLHVMMSVVVCELSGLAPLMLVCVALVGRVNKTANVFPEKAAICISLLSLVGLILGIVGTDRALHKAATTDDIHLNSLIRAALALFLAGFTLMLVGYFALVQDVLRHPAKRAILGSEVRILAIVGLAAPFVFVRLLYSALGDLTGAELWSSINGNNTVYLVMDVLMEIIAITIMYTTVRFAPLPNDPSAERIADAEGG, from the exons ATGACTGTATCATATCGCACCGCCATCACCATAGTTCAATTCATCTTTTTTGTGCCCTCCGCCGTCTACGCCATTTGGCTTTGTTTCCACCATGGCCTAAAAGCTGCAGGCACATGGCGCTTTATTGCAACGCTTTCTTTGCTGCGTGTAGCTGGTAGCATTTCCTACTTTGTGTCGTTAAGCAATCCTGGTCTTCATGTCATGATGTCCGTCGTCGTCTGTGAGCTTTCCGGATTGGCCCCCCTCATGCTCGTCTGCGTTGCCCTTGTCGGTCGTGT GAACAAAACTGCAAACGTATTCCCTGAAAAGGCTGCGATTTGCATCTCACTTCTCTCCCTGGTGGGCCTGATTCTAGGTATCGTCGGTACCGATAGGGCTCTCCATAAAGCTGCAACCACAGACGACATCCACCTCAACAGTCTCATCAGGGCCGCATTGGCCCTCTTCCTTGCCGGTTTCACTCTGATGCTCGTCGGTTACTTTGCTTTGGTGCAAGACGTACTACGCCATCCTGCCAAGCGTGCTATTCTTGGAAGTGAGGTGCGCATCCTAGCCATCGTGGGGCTCGCTGCGCCCTTTGTCTTCGTCCGTCTGCTTTACAGCGCCCTTGGCGACTTAACCGGGGCTGAACTGTGGAGCTCCATTAATGGCAATAACACCGTCTATCTTGTCATGGATGTCCTCATGGAGATTATTGCCATCACCATTATGTATACGACCGTGCGTTTCGCGCCGCTGCCGAACGATCCATCCGCGGAGCGCATTGCGGACGCCGAGGGGGGGTGA